TTGTGTTGGCCACCAGGCCAACGGCGAATCTGAAGTTTCTTAGCGGTTCTCAGGTGAAAGTGTTAGGGTTTCTGAAGccccaaagaaaagctttcGGAAACTGCTTCTTTacagatgctgctgctgccaacAAAGCACTTATGCACATGGAGAGGTCTCTGGGCTTTTATGATTTCTGTACATCTCCAAGATTTTGTTGGACAGTTTGCTCTGTTTACAAGCCTCTTATTGATTCTGGAGGAAAACTTCCCGAGACTTTATCTCAGCTGTTTGTAGATATCCTGGTTGGCTTGATCCAGACGCTCTCGCTGAGTCAAGCAGAGGGCACAGAGCTGGTGTTGGCCCTCGGCAGGATGGCTTCTCATTGCTCTGTTGAGCAGCATTTGAGCTGCACCAAAGCGCAAATGTATTCCTTTGGCTTTCAACAGTTTCTCACCTCAGTTGATACTTTCCTGCGAATAGATGGTGAAATGGAGTCTGATACATGTGTGCTCTCGTTCCACTCGCAGCTGATCCAGGAGTTCATCCTGgcattgtctttctttttgGGCAAGATGACGTATACGAGTGCTGAGAAGATGCTGAAGAAGCACGAAGATGGTACAAAGTTTCTAGATGTTTTCCTTTCAGGGCTTTCTGAACCAACTCAGCGCAGACCACTGGAGAACTTCCTGGGAGAGTTCAACCCTGATCGGGTCAAAGATTTCAAGCAGTGGTTTAAAAGCAGCTCAGAGGAATCACTGCAGGGATATAATGCAGACGAGCACTATAGATGCTTCCGCCTGCTTCATCAAGCTCAAAATGAGAGCTTGGTTAAGGAGATCATCAACTCCTCAGCACGAATAGGCCTCAGCTATGGCAGCCTGACCCTTCAAGACTGTGTACCTTGGAGTTATGTGGTTACATGCCTTGGTGGGACGAAGTCGTTGAATCTGTACAATACAAAGAATCTAACAGAAGAGATGGCAGAAGTCCTGGCTCCAGCTATGAGTCTATCACTCAAGATAGTGTAAGACAGGTTTAGATAAAATTGACATCATTTGATTCATATGTTCAAAGTGCATTGATTGTTGCTTTAAACTGTGCTGTCCACCCGCCAGCTTGCAAAGAAGCTTTTTGAGTACTGGGGCTGTTCCTCATCTCGCTTCAGCTCTCAACAGAGGAATTACCACGGAGCTGGATCTCTCTTACTCCCGCCTTGGTGACGAAAAGTTCAAAATCCTCTGCACTGGACTCAGAGACTGCAAGATACAAGAATTATGGTAAGAAttgccctttttttttaagcaatctttgtttttaaaattggaAGAATGATTTACCTGCTTTGGGTTTTAGTCTTCAAAGTTGCAATCTGACAGAGGAAAGCTGTGAAGACCTGGTTTCTGTGCTGACCTCAGGCACCTCTCAGCTATGCTTGTTAGTAATGTCATTCAATAAGATTGAGGACCAGGGATTTGCAAAACTGTGCGACGCACTGCATAGCCCTCACTGCAAACTTCAAGAACTCAAGTATGTACTTCAATAGTGTAGTTTTCATTAAAACTTTTGTATCCTGTCTGCTTTTATTTAAATCACTGACATACACACATAATTATTGTTTATTGAAAGGCTTGACAGATGTGATCTGACTGAAGCGTCCATGAAGGTTTTTTCTGCAGCTTTGCGTTCTGGACAATCAGAGCTGAAAAAAGTGATACTGGCACGAAACACGATGGATGACAGCGGAGTGGAGGCTTTGTGCGTATCCCTGCAACATCCACTCTGTAAACTACAGAGCCTCAAGTAAGactgtttaaataaaactgcatctgtagatttaaaaaaaaaaaaaagtaaaatataagaACACAAAAATCACACCCCTACATATTTTTCTGCCTTTTAACTTTTCTTTTAGTCTCTATACGTGCCAGCTGACAGGCGCATGCTGCTCTCATCTGAAGGAGGCCTTAATGTCGGAGTACTGTACTCTATCAGAGCTGGAGCTGTCAGTGAATGAGTTAGGCCAGGAGGGGGCGCTGTTGCTCTGCCAAGCCCTGAGACGGCCTGGTTGCCCTTTAGAAAAACTTGGGTAGACTCATTTGTATTAACTTTTTAGTGACAGAGCAACACCTTTCTCAAATATTTAGTGAATTTCAGATAACAGCATTATTGTGTGCTTTGCCCCACCCTACAGTTTGACACGATGTGAGTTAACTCAACCAGTCTTTGAGGAACTGGGCTCAGTGCTGAAAAGTGGGACTTCTCAACTGAAGTCCCTGAGCGTGGGTTTAAATAAAGTAGGAGACCAAGGGGTTAAACATCTCTGGGATGCTGTTGCACACCCAAGCTGCCTGTTGGAAGAGCTGGAGTGAGTTGAAAAAAATGATGTGATCATAATCACCACATTATAGTCCACTACATTTAAATGttggtctgtttgttttgtagtGTTGAAATGACCCAGCTGACCAATGCCTGCGTTGAAGACTTGTGCACTGCAATAAGAGCCAGTAAGACACTGAAGAAGCTGGAAATGAGAAACAACTCACTGACCGATGCTTCCATCCCAGCACTTGTCCAAGTCATGCAGGACAGCCACGGGATGCAGGAGATGAAGTAAGCGCGATTCACTTTAGTTAATAACGCTTAAGCCAGAGTGTGCACACGAAAGAAAATTAAGTGTCTAACCACTGCTGTTGTTTCTAACTCTTTCAGCCTGAAGTACAATGATTTCAGCGAAGACCTTTTTGAGATGTTGGAGAAGTGCACGAAAATAATATACTGAAGAAGCTTGACTCAGATTGCTTAAAAATTActttaagttttgttttctaAGTATTATTGTTGATTATTATAAATGTTACTCATGGAGATTTTTGCTTGCTACAGCAGTGAGGACAGGAAGGTTGTAACGCGTACGCATGTTTATACGATGAATCCCAACAGTTCCAAAATGTTCCTACCATTTACTCTtccaataaaatatatttaaattattatggTTATGCTTTCATCATATGAAATAAGGCAATGTGTGAAGACAGTTTTCACAGTCAAGACAGTAGTTTTCGTTCTACACTCATTAcagtataaagaatgaaagaaaatcacCACTGGATTTGATGCAAATGTTTTATTACGAAATCTTTGGTTTTTTTGAATCAGGACATCTTTGGCATTTGGAATTGTATTCTAAAGCCTAACTCAGTAAGGCAAATGACGTGATTTCTTCTTTCATTAGTCAAACATTTTAccaagtttcaaaatagaaattATTGACATGTACATATGCAGCAGTAGCCGTGTGAGCAGTCATCCATTTGGTGCTGTTTAGTGTAACtttaagaacacacacacacaaacacacgttgCTGTCCACTCCTGTAAGCAACAGCAGATGTAAACTTCACACTATAAAAGTCTGTATGCCAAAACTGGAGTTCCTCTGTTCAGGTCCTCCCTCtgtttgaaaaacacatttttctgagTGGGCAACAGTTCTTCTCAGAAGGTCACAGTGACACGGTGGGTTTCACAGGCACGCTGGTGAATGAAGGCCAcacttgaaataaaatatcccCTCTTTGGTACTCAGTGGTCATGAGCTTCTCCATTAAGGTTACTGGTGCGACTGTTTCCCTTGAGGGTTTGGTTCCGGCTTGGGTCTGTACTGCTACAAATCTCCTCTTCTGAGCTGCTCTCTACGTCACTGCGATCGTCTTTCGCCACCTGTAAAAGCAGTATTAGTTTAACTACTAGTTATGAATCATGGCTTAAAAACTGAACCTTATGCTAGCTCCAATGTGAGACTATAAGTACCCTAATGAATTTGAGCTGATGTTAAGCGAGTAATGTTTACCATGGTCACATCATTGCTAATGTTATCTGATTAGCATGATAGAAAAACTGAGATACTGAGGGATCTTGGTGCTAGATTAAATGTGGCTGTATTACAAACAATAGCACAGTTTAGCCTTAGTATCATATACTGAAATTGACAAAATGTGACAGGATACAAGAGGGGAGGGAAACCCAGCTGCCTTGGTTAAATGTGAAAATCAATTTCCACAACCGATCCCAAAACTAACCTTTCCCCTGAAAATGGCTTTGATGGCAATGCCCATGATGAGGTAGAACCAGATAATGTGAAGGCACTGCAGGACCAGCAGCAATCCATTCAACAGCCACCAGGCCCGATAAGGCCCGGCAATCTCCCAGCTCTCAACCAGAACACTGTGAATAATCCTacaacaaaaacatgcagaTTTTTAGCAGATGTATCTGTATATAACAGTTAAGAAAATAGTAATAAACAGGTGAGAAGATAACAAGAGTTTTACAATAAATATAAGGAAGAAAGCTCTTGTTTTTCCTCACCAGAAGGGAAAGATGACAAGTCGACAGATGAAAAAGCTTATGCTGAAGAAGACAAAGAGGCCATCACATAGCCTCTGGTACTTGGCATAGTTTGCCATCTTGGCTGCCTTAGGAATAAATAATACATTagggattaataataataacaataacaataacaataataataataacaacaataagaaTGATAAGAATAAAACCCACTGTTGTAATATACACCAGTGTCACACTGTTACTGTAATGTCAATGCGTTGTTTCTCTGTAAAACTGGTAGTACAAGTATCTCACATCACAGCTTCTGTGTTCCTAGCTGTGTTTACATGCATGTTGGATACCTACACGGGCAGCCTTGCTGAGTTAAGCCAAGAGCCCTCTTTACCAGGATCATGTCTAACATCTAAAAATCTAAAAGATTTACTTTACCTCGAGGAAGATGTCAGATgcatcatgcacacacatgacCATACTGCCAGCTCTTATCATGTTGTTACCATAGGAGAAAGTGATGAGAAGTATGGTAGCCAGATGGTGGACAAGCATAATCACGAAATCCTGCCatcagaaaaacaaatgtaGGTAACAAAAGAAAGGTAATGAGGTAGAGAAGACGTTCATGTTACTGGCACATTAAATAATAGCATATTAACTTGATATTATGGACGCAAGAATGCAGTTTATCATACAAAGTGAAAATACTGGAATGGCAGCGTAGGGCGTAGAGTTACATGTATTTGAACAGTCATGTGTATTTGAACCTGAAGTTTTGATGAAACTGATGGTTCAAAAAGCCAACATTTGGCCCACTTTTAAACAGTGCAGAGAATCAGAAGTGAAACATGAGTTCACACGATGGTGTAAAAGCAAATCACTATGTGAATCTGAGGATGAATTAGCTTGTAATTCAAGTTGTTTAGCTTTTCTGTTGAGTTCTCACTCTGCTCATGTAGGCATTACTATTGTCCATTTTTAGTGTTATGTGCACACATCTGTAGCTAATGAGAATATATGCAGAGTCTATAAAGTTCAGTTTGtcatttttagtttgtttttacataaCGATAGATGTTAAACTTCCACCTACTCCCTATCAGGCTTAAAGCATTTGTTTAGACTGTCACAAATTTGTGTTTGTCTGATACCAACCTCACTGATGTAGCTCATTTTTGTACTTTattttgaacaaaaacaaattaaataaacCATTCATCTATTTAACACACTCCAGCTATTCATACAACcaagcatgtctttggacagtggaaGGAAATCGTGTACGTACAGTATTGTAAATCCATGCATGTGTTCTCTGTgcctgcaaactccacacataaAGGCCCTAACTGGCTAGCAAGGTCCAAGCCCAGAACCATATTGCTTTGAGGCACCATGCCTAATCcaattatttcttcttcttctgtcagtCACTACAGTGGATCATCTCTCATCCTTTCCCATCTTGCCCTTTCCTTTGTACCgcctgtcacaccaaccctctccTTCTCTACATTCATAAGCCTTCTCTGTGATCGCTCCCTATTTCTATTCCCTGGCAGCTCCATTTTTAATATCCTTTGTCTAATATAACTGTTATCCCTAACCTGCAACTGCAACCAATTTCAAAATTTAGCAATGCCACACAACTACATTTACCACTTTAAATCCataaagtgggaacacatgttCCAGATTTGTTGATTAGAACCTGCTTAGGTGGTAACAGGAGGAATCTCTTATTTAAACCTCTTATTTAAACCTTTGACATCTAGAATCTTGTGTTCTTTAATTATTCACTTTTAGTGTGCGGTCTTACCATGCCATGATCTAAAAAGCGTTCTTAAAAAGTTTTCACTACAAAGGCTGGATTCCTTCAAGTCTGACAAAGGAAGAGCTCCAAATCATTTGGCATAAAGCAATCACCTGTAAGGAAAATCCTTTACAAGTGGCACagaataaaaacagcttttagcATATGAAGCTCATCCCAAATCTAAAGCGTGGCACTGGAAGTATTATAGTACTACAGCTTTGCAGTTATTAATTGCTCTTTAAATTCTGCATCCTATTGTGCTTAAAGAAAATGGAAATGCCCACGAGCTGAGGTGGACCTGGAAGGTGCCCTTTTAAAGGGCAAAAGGATCCTCAGCACACAAATGCATCAAATGGGTAGTTTACAAAGAAGAAATAGAGGGTTATGGAACGGCCCACAGTCAGGAAGAAAAATGAAGCTCCCTGAAATGTTGCAGGCAGATTTGAAATAGGCTGTAATTTTCTTTGTGGTTGTGTTCAAGCGTTTACATCTGTAGACACAGTTTAAAACAAGATCAAATGGTGGCCTGCccaaacacatgaaaaacaagCCAATTTCCATGTGATCTACTTATTTTtgaatgtatactttattgccCTTTTAGCCAGAGCACATAATCAAGATACAATCCTACACGCttcctttaagaaaaaaaaaaaaaaggatttggcTTTGATACAAAAGGCAATGTGCATTTATTGAGGCAATTAATAGTTAGTTAGGCCGGTTGTTGTTGGACTCACCTTTCTTTTAATGTCTATGAACTGGGAAAACATCAGAGACCAATAAAAAGCCAGCTCTACAAGATAGTAGCTGTGCTGTTCAGGACTCAGTGGCTTTGGGAGAGAGTGAAAGAAACACACCTTTGATAAATATGTAGCAATACCAACTGACCTGTTAACATTATGGTGGTAAACAGAGTCTCCTTATAATAAAAGTAATCAAATATAATGCgtaagcagaaaaaaatattaacctGAAAAGGGTAGTTCTGCCAACACTCTCTGGTATCCCACATCCACGATGTCTGAAGGAAACAGATTACAAAAACATGCATTATACTGTTGCAGGTTCACCTATTACGAGCCAACGATAAGAACCGCTTCCGTGAACCGTAATAGTATTGCAGAgggaaaaaagtacattttaaacTTACCGACCACAGATGGTTGATGCCATAAATAAAAATCGCCAGGTAAAAAGTGAAACGCCACCTGAAAGGAAAGAGAAGAATAGAAAGACGAATTTAGCATACACCGGAGGCACTTACATACATAAGCACACTCCCAGTGATCATTTTAACATTTACTAAGTAGCACTTAGACTGGCATCTGTAAGGTTTCAAAACCAAAATACTTGGcctatttacatttttacttgATGAGTGTATCAAAAGTGATCACCAAGAtggttaaaatacatttttaagagaTATTTTCACTAAATATTATGGCAACCCATCTAGAAAATTCTTGTGAACAACTACTGTCTGCAAAGTATTAAGCTAAGTCCTCAAGCAGATGCTGACAGGCACATTGGATTAATTCTCTGGGGACCGTGGATGCCTGCGCAGCATTTCAAAACAATTTATATGACAGGAGCTTATATGCACGTGCATGGGCTAGCGCTGTTAAATCCCCTCAATTGTTTGTACATTACAAAGCAGAAACCCCTGTAGAAACCTACGTACATGCTCTCACAGAACTTTTTCTGTGTGCTGGGCCTGTCCTGGTTCCGACGGACGCGAAACCATCTCTGTATTTTCCGTACATCCCAGTCCAGCTGCTTGGAGAGTCCTTCCAGTTGCCTTTCATCTGGACTCTAAAGAGGACAAACATAAAATAACTCTCCACTCCTTGTAAAACCACAAAACCAATAGGTATGCCTGTCACATGACAATAGGTATTGACTGAACATATCATTATGACTGTGGCGGTGTGTTCCAGTGCAATAACATCATGTTGCTGCTGCAGTGTGTACAGGGACGTGTAATAGACTACAGAACAAACACGGGCTTTATGTACCGCTTTGGACTGATACAGCCTCTCCAGGATAGCATTGGGCTGAGCTTGCCGAGGCACTCCCGCCTGAATCTGAAGTATGTGGGCACAGGGCTTGGCCACTAGCCTgtatacacacagacagagggGCAAAAAGAAGAGGGTGGGGAAGCAGAAGTGTATGGTATTAGAAGAGAAATTCACACAGGGAGAGACTTAGAGAGAGTTGTTTAGTGTCtccaagaaaagcaaaacaaaacagagggtTATCCAACATTTGCTAGGAGATTCCACCATTTACATGAGCTGTGGAGCTTTCACAGTTTGCCCACAGAGTTACGCCTTGCATACATTTGTTTAAGACGAAGGAAGTATAACAGAAGCTATAGGGGGAGACACAAGGAAATGCTGAAATGAAGGGATCCTGAGGAATGTTGCACCTAGCCTAAACAAAGTTCGTCATGTGAGAGTATGGGACGCAGAGTATGGGAATGATACTCTGCCTACCAAAATGCTAATTTGTGTCACGGGATCATCTGGTTGACTCGACCGGTGTTTATTAAATTCATCACACATCAGCCTAAAAACACCCAACATATCTAGAACAGTTTTCACAACacggaaaaaagaagaaaaaaaaactctgaatgaaTAGCAGCACAGAGTAGACAGGGCTGTCCCTGAATGCTCAAtttcagacagtttccatgaaccaaaactaagctgaaaaacatgacttttagTGCAGTCGTGAGGTTTGGACAGAGGAAAACCTTGTTTAAAAATCACATAACGTGCAATGCCATTCCCTTAAATGTAATTCTCTCATTCCAGAGTATGCCAGAGGAGTCATTTTAATATACCTCCTACGTAAAGACGTCCTTACCTGCACAGATTCTTTAATTAACCAGATTCTCTCATCGGAAATGTTACTTGAAAGATTGTAGTTAGCCAGCAAATCAGGTTTTTTTTGCTCAGTTTGAAAATCCCGTTTGTCAAGGAGGGTGACTCATGTAAGGCTTCTCTAACTGGCTCAAATGTAATTGGGGCCATAAACTGCAGCTTCCAGGACTGAACAGTGACGCCAGTGCATGAGTGCTTTGAAAAACGGGCAAAGTTCATCAGAGTGCACCGCACAAAAACTCTAAAACTAAAGTGTCAAAAAATGCTTCACGAAGCAACGAGTAGCATCAGTGTGTGTAccttcatcttttatatacagtctatgaatGAGATTGAAGGTATAATTAATATTAAGGTACCATACCAGCTCCAGCTCTTCAGCTTTGTTATGCAAAAGCAATAAACCAGATCTAGATTAGGAACCAGTACGAGGAGTGATTTGGTTGGAAAGGCGTATCTGTTTTGACTGCCTGGATCAGGACTGGAAGTAGTGACTCAGAATCACAGAGCTACTGAAGAGAACCACTGTTTATTGGCATAATATTGGTACAGAATAGTGTCCATCGCTAGACATTTTattcaaacaggaaaacaggaagtgaaagagCTAGTGAGCAAATCAGAAAGAATGTATGATCTGCATCCCCCTccctccaaaaaaacaaaaaaaaaaacaaaaaaaaaacttgtttctGTTTCTCATCAGCAGTGTCATCACCTCACAACAATGCAAACacagtaaaatataaaactgcCACAGAAGCCAATAAAAATTCTTGCATTCTTACGTATTCTTGTTTAAAAAAGAGATCTATAATTATCTGTCACAAGAAAAGCCACGTGACAGGATTTTTGTTAACATAGTAGGTCCACAGAGAGTTGCTAGTCTCCAGAGAGAGTGACTCATATATTAAAGTTCATGTAGCAACATTTGTATGGTGCCGTTTGGTGTAATCTTTTCTTTGTAAGTAAAAGTTCTCGAAGCCCAATCATACCGGTGCAGAACAAACTAGcgctacacagacacacaaaaatctattttaCCTTTCAAACAGCAGTCTCAGAAAGTAAACTACGGCAGCCAGAGGGAAGGCATACAGCATGTTCCAGAGTCTGGGGTACTCCACGCCAGGTGGTGGATGCTCCAAGTCCGCCCAAGTGACATTTTCAGGAAGCCAAAACCTTTCACTCCAAATCCAGGCTGAGATAAAGGAAGTCATCGGGGAGAAGCAAAACACAGCAGATCAGCAGCAGCAAATGAGGTAACTGAGAGAAAAAACTACCGTACATGTAGTAGTAGCTCAGGCTAGCTAAAGAAAAACTTAGCAGTCATTCCTCCCTCCTTCTTCCTATCCCTGCTGTTGTAATAGCAGAACTAAGTTATCTAAGCATCTCTTCTGGTTCACTCCTATGACTAAACTCCACAGACACGTAACAACTATGACTCTCCGAGGTAACACCCACCTCAATTATTATTCACAAAAGTGCTTCCACTGGTTCCGTGCTGCTCGCCGTAACGTCGTGCCTATTGTAGGAGGAGTCAAAGGCAGCTGACGCTAACACGGAGTCGGTTACGCCTCCAATTAGCGGCAAACGTTATTCATTAGCTAATGCTAGGTTAACCATTAAAACTAACTTACTTAGTAGGTTAAAACTAACTTACTAACAGTGGTTAAACGTTCTTACATGGTGGAGTGATTATGTTGGTAAGTTGTAGCAGTTAAAAGGGTTTTTAGCCACATTTAATGCCTCAATTTTAAGTAAACGGGGATAAATGATAGCCGTTTGTAATGCTATCTAAATAACCTAgctagagagagagatgtgcatgcatacacacacatacatatatatataattatatatatatatatatatatatatatatatatatatatatatatatatatatatatatatatatatatatatacatatatatatatatatacatatatatatatatatatatatatatatatatatatgtatatatatatatatatatatatatatatatatatat
This region of Maylandia zebra isolate NMK-2024a linkage group LG20, Mzebra_GT3a, whole genome shotgun sequence genomic DNA includes:
- the si:ch73-233m11.2 gene encoding NACHT, LRR and PYD domains-containing protein 3, with the translated sequence MDKDSVLIHILKSKGTPTLLGGDLPFRVINDNKYISPLSAEGEVREENLPTVDQAIHTALSGENKTVILIGSEGSGKTTTVEKLVVDWAKGVHLQNFEYVFHFRFKDLNACEDALSLETLIQRCHHYFPPQSMHLVLQKPEDVLVVFDGLNECKYSLDPSVLTLCSHPTQAVSVDCLVASLLHRSLLKGAAVVLATRPTANLKFLSGSQVKVLGFLKPQRKAFGNCFFTDAAAANKALMHMERSLGFYDFCTSPRFCWTVCSVYKPLIDSGGKLPETLSQLFVDILVGLIQTLSLSQAEGTELVLALGRMASHCSVEQHLSCTKAQMYSFGFQQFLTSVDTFLRIDGEMESDTCVLSFHSQLIQEFILALSFFLGKMTYTSAEKMLKKHEDGTKFLDVFLSGLSEPTQRRPLENFLGEFNPDRVKDFKQWFKSSSEESLQGYNADEHYRCFRLLHQAQNESLVKEIINSSARIGLSYGSLTLQDCVPWSYVVTCLGGTKSLNLYNTKNLTEEMAEVLAPAMSLSLKIVLQRSFLSTGAVPHLASALNRGITTELDLSYSRLGDEKFKILCTGLRDCKIQELCLQSCNLTEESCEDLVSVLTSGTSQLCLLVMSFNKIEDQGFAKLCDALHSPHCKLQELKLDRCDLTEASMKVFSAALRSGQSELKKVILARNTMDDSGVEALCVSLQHPLCKLQSLNLYTCQLTGACCSHLKEALMSEYCTLSELELSVNELGQEGALLLCQALRRPGCPLEKLGLTRCELTQPVFEELGSVLKSGTSQLKSLSVGLNKVGDQGVKHLWDAVAHPSCLLEELDVEMTQLTNACVEDLCTAIRASKTLKKLEMRNNSLTDASIPALVQVMQDSHGMQEMNLKYNDFSEDLFEMLEKCTKIIY
- the LOC101465150 gene encoding ceramide synthase 5 translates to MLYAFPLAAVVYFLRLLFERLVAKPCAHILQIQAGVPRQAQPNAILERLYQSKASPDERQLEGLSKQLDWDVRKIQRWFRVRRNQDRPSTQKKFCESMWRFTFYLAIFIYGINHLWSTSWMWDTRECWQNYPFQPLSPEQHSYYLVELAFYWSLMFSQFIDIKRKDFVIMLVHHLATILLITFSYGNNMIRAGSMVMCVHDASDIFLEAAKMANYAKYQRLCDGLFVFFSISFFICRLVIFPFWIIHSVLVESWEIAGPYRAWWLLNGLLLVLQCLHIIWFYLIMGIAIKAIFRGKVAKDDRSDVESSSEEEICSSTDPSRNQTLKGNSRTSNLNGEAHDH